TGGAAACTTTATCAGTATAACCGACCTGGGTTTATTGGTTGAGGAATAGACTGGAAATAACTTACTTCCTCGCTTAACAACTCCGAGGGAAGTACACGCGCCAACTTATCGGGCAGAATGCCCAATTCTGCATCAAACGCCATTTCGTTTTCAGGGGTCCGCCCGCCGTACATTGCGGAGAGGAATCTTTTGAtatcttctttggtttcAACGTATTTATTCAGCTCTCCACTGATGAACTGTAGTTGGTAATAGAAATGAGGCGTTATTTTTTCTACCATGTCTTTGAGGGGAAAGTATCGCCTCGTTGGCGCGGCGTATGGTACACAGACGGTGATGATGTGTGTTACTAGTTCTGGGTGCCAGAGGGCTACACGGTATGCGAGAGCGGCGCCCCTATATACATCGAGATTTAGCAACTTTAACGTCAATGTCTAGACCGACAATTGAGGCCCGAGGAGAAGCATGTACATACCAATCATGTCCGGCGACAATGATCTTCGGAATACCAAGCTGGAACGCGAGTTctttgatgtcattggcgcAACTTTTGTGAGAATAATGATGTGGATCTTCTGGGGCGTCCTATTATCAGCATTGTTAGCATTGTTGTATTGTCGATATACCGGGTATGGCCCCCCGGCAATTGGCGTTCTGGTGCCTACCGTCCTCCCGTATCCTAGGCAGTCTGGCGCAATGACCCTCAGACCCATATCCGTCAGCATGGGAATCTGATACCGCCATCCCATTGACAGGTCCGGGAAGCCATGAAGCTAAAATGTGAGTTAGTCTTCGGttgttttcctctttgtcTTGTGCGTTGTTTGCAACGACAATTTGTGATGCCAGTATTTCACGTACAAGAAAAATAGTCGCTCTACATACGCCTGTATCGGGCTCACTGTAGAGATAACCTGCGGGAACATATATCATCAGCTTTTATATCCCCCATCAACTAATAAGGTTTGGAGAATCGTATATCCAGGGAAGCAAGAACCTTAGACTCTCATATCTAGCTCAGGTTCAAGGCCCTGGAAAAAGGATATCCGCATACCATATGTCTTGCCGTTGATATCAGCGAAACGGCGCTCAACTCGGAGATCGCCGGTTACATGGATCTTATCAACGATCATGATTGCAACGCAAGGGCTAAATATTGTACAGTTTCACGGGTTAATGCAAGGTAAAGAAACAACGACACCCGTGAAAAGCAGAGGGAAAATTTCTTGGTCAGGTCATCCTGTGCATACcgactttttcttttatttatagagcTGTATGGAGACCCCCGCCAGCTGTCTGTCACGTGAACCAATGCTGATGTATGGAAAAATGAGGCTACAGGCTAAGGGTTGGGCACTAGTATGAGGAAATGTTGAGGGGATCTTGGAAGACTAGTCTGATGGAAGGCGTTGTCAACCGTCATATGAGAATATGATTTGTAGTGATCTTCAGAGCCAATGCCGCTAAGTCGCGGGATAATCGATAGCCTCGGTTGTGTCCGTTAATGTACGATGCCTTAGATGCAGGAGACTCCTCCCAATGATAGCTCACATACGTACATAAAAGTCGGtgttaagaaaaaaataaataaagaaaaaatgagAGCCAACGAAAAACAAGTTTGGTATCGCCTAGCATTCAGTAAATCACTGTATCCTCCTTATCCTCGACAACCTCGCCACCGTCATCTTCAGCGCCTCGATGGACGTCTGCGTGGTCATTATTGATAGGtatattgttattattaatagCCGTAGCATCAGATGGAGCAGCTTCAGAGTCTCTGTTATGGTTAGTCTCAGCACCTACCGCGCCAGTCTCATGGGTTGTATCCTTGTTCTCTTTGAATTCTGCTTCGGGTTCAGGGGCTTGGTCACGGTCTTCTTGAGTAACCTCGTCTTGTTTCTTCGAAGTGTCCTCTTCGCGAGCTGGATAACGCGCCTCGAATTCTGCGACCTCCCGGGCAACTGTGGCTTCCGCTTCTTCAACCTGTTCACGTATGATCGCTTCATCTCCGGACCGAAGCTGCCATGGCTTATAGTACTGTAGAGACACTGTTAGCTGAATCCAGGGTTGTAGGCAAGACAGGTAGACATACTAATACAGGCTCAGTTCTTGTCTTCAGAAAATGGGACATTGCCAGTAGATTCGAGTGTCGCGTGCGCATCTGTAAATGATCATCCGCTTGTCAGCCCTGAACTAAAGAGCAGATGAATATCCCAATCCAAGGGAACCTACCGATTCCTCTTCATAGAGTCTCTGCTCCTTCTTCCGGATAGCGATCCGTTCCTCccgtctcttcttcttcaactcgCCATACTCTTCATCCTGCAGCTTAAGCTTATCCTGTTGTCTCCGCTCAATATCCGCACGCCGCTTCTGAGCCGCCGAAGTCGAGCTCTGCGAAAGCGTCCCCAGTAAAGCACCGAATAGACGTTGTCCACGCTTGCGTTCCTCCTCACGTCCACCTCGGCCGGGTCTCCGTTCCGGCTTGCGTTCCGCTCCATCTGGAGAAGATTGTTTGCGCTCCGCAGGTGATCGGTCGCCCGTGTGATCTTGTTGTGAGCTAAGGCGACGGCGTTTGCTCTCCGAGTCGGCTTCTGCAACGGAATTCCTTCGCTTCAAACCAGCATCCGGGGATGGGGGGAGGTTGTCCTGTTCGGGCAGTACAACTGCCGATGCGAGTGTCCTACTCATGTACACTGTCAGCAGCTGTCTCGGAACTGTATAGATTTGACCGCTTACCCTTCAGCCATATCTGTCTGTTTCAAAGAAGTGAAACGCGCCCCAACACAAACACGCTAAAATAGGTGGGGAATAACAAGTGGATGGTATCGGCTATCGATTATACGGTAAGTATGAAATAGACGGTGTAGACAAACTGCGGTAAAGCCGACTACTCAGATCTGCAGAATCAATCCTATGAAAACTACTCGGTATCGCGATATGAACGGGCGGGCCTCCCGTGTCCTGTCTACGCACGGACCACATTCCTGATATGGAGAGTTCCGCATGGAaacttcttccctttccttcgtcttctccaacGCCTTCGGTCAGATTCATAACTTCCTCTGTCCTACAACGCTTGCTAGACCTTTACAAATCGTTGCAATTGAGGTTTTCTTCGCGAGCAATATTCCTCACTCAGAGTTTCTCCATT
The sequence above is a segment of the Aspergillus flavus chromosome 4, complete sequence genome. Coding sequences within it:
- a CDS encoding soluble epoxide hydrolase: MIVDKIHVTGDLRVERRFADINGKTYGYLYSEPDTGVCRATIFLLHGFPDLSMGWRYQIPMLTDMGLRVIAPDCLGYGRTDAPEDPHHYSHKSCANDIKELAFQLGIPKIIVAGHDWGAALAYRVALWHPELVTHIITVCVPYAAPTRRYFPLKDMVEKITPHFYYQLQFISGELNKYVETKEDIKRFLSAMYGGRTPENEMAFDAELGILPDKLARVLPSELLSEEELEYYAEEFSRNGFHGPFNWYRTREINYKEEVAILNKRITAPVLFIQALRDTALPAHLGRGMTKTIPHMTFKQINTSHWALWEKPEEVNEIIAWWLDEVVFRDPRMFKL
- a CDS encoding putative nuclear protein SDK3 encodes the protein MAEGTLASAVVLPEQDNLPPSPDAGLKRRNSVAEADSESKRRRLSSQQDHTGDRSPAERKQSSPDGAERKPERRPGRGGREEERKRGQRLFGALLGTLSQSSTSAAQKRRADIERRQQDKLKLQDEEYGELKKKRREERIAIRKKEQRLYEEESMRTRHSNLLAMSHFLKTRTEPVLYYKPWQLRSGDEAIIREQVEEAEATVAREVAEFEARYPAREEDTSKKQDEVTQEDRDQAPEPEAEFKENKDTTHETGAVGAETNHNRDSEAAPSDATAINNNNIPINNDHADVHRGAEDDGGEVVEDKEDTVIY